Proteins from a genomic interval of Euleptes europaea isolate rEulEur1 chromosome 18, rEulEur1.hap1, whole genome shotgun sequence:
- the LOC130490849 gene encoding vomeronasal type-2 receptor 26-like, producing the protein MPQEQHAPEHQRGPSQRPWAGLLWQCRENGVWVPPQATVPPWTIVFSQNYQHILALMFAIQEINENPHLLPNITLGFNIYNSYFSASRTYQASMELLSTLGRFIPNYKCGSHSNPVVVIGGPSATSCDEMATILSTYKIPQVTYASTPVKNGQTQDASFHHMFPNAAHQYLGILRLLLHFGWTWVGVIYVDNPSGASFVHDVLPLFSQRNICFDFIERFPIITFSTEIVDGISEGTEIFRAAMRSSANALVIHGETSTMAAMRSFLHFLAFEDIPVNRKVWIMTAEMEFTSLAFQRGWSIHFLHGAISLSVPSKKSLGFQRFIQMRNPTQENEDHFIRDFWENAFACSFPTSMVDKNVVHICTGREKLEILPKTVFEMRMTGHSYSMYNAVYAVAYALHAMHLLRFKYSIRVREKWKFLEQNPLQTLPLSMCNEPCLRGYSRAKKEGKPFCCYDCVPCPEGKISNQTDMDYCFQCPEDCYPNNDQDSCLPKDISYLSYEEPLGISLAIFSLSFSFIATLVLRMFVKHQNTPIVKANNRSLSYTFLVSLFLCFLCALLFLGRPEKVTCLIRQAAFGVVFSVAVSCVLAKTITVILAFMATKPRSRMRKWMGRRLASSIVISCTLFQATICTVWLATFPPFPDFDMHSVSREIIVECSEGSVAMFYCVLGFMGLLAVLSFIVAFLARKLPDSFHETKSITFSMLVFCSVWMTFVPTYMSTKGKYMVAVEVFSILASSAGLLGCIFFPKCYIIVLRPDLNKKEPLMQRKK; encoded by the exons atgccccaggaacagcatgCCCCAGAACACCAGCGTGGGCCCAGCCAGCGTCCCTGGGCagggctgctgtggcagtgccggGAGAATGGTGTCTGGGTCCCCCCACAGGCGACCGTGCCACCCTGGACAAT AGTCTTCAGTCAGAATTATCAGCACATCCTGGCTTTGATGTTTGCCATTCAGGAGATCAATGAGAATCCACACCTCTTACCCAACATCACCCTTGGCTTCAACATCTATAACAGTTATTTCAGCGCAAGCAGGACCTATCAGGCATCCATGGAACTTCTCTCCACATTGGGCAGATTCATCCCCAACTACAAGTGTGGCTCCCACAGCAATCCGGTAGTTGTCATTGGGGGACCGAGTGCTACTTCTTGTGACGAAATGGCTACCATTCTAAGCACctacaagattccacag GTTACATATGCTTCTACTCCAGTTAAGAATGGCCAAACCCAAGATGCTTCCTTTCACCATATGTTTCCAAATGCGGCCCATCAATATTTGGGGATTCTCCgattgctgctgcattttggtTGGACATGGGTTGGGGTGATTTATGTAGATAATCCCAGTGGAGCGAGTTTTGTACATGATGTGCTTCCCTTGTTTTCACAGAGAAATATCTGCTTCGACTTCATAGAAAGATTTCCCATCATTACTTTTTCCACTGAAATTGTTGATGGGATATCAGAAGGGACTGAAATATTCAGGGCTGCCATGAGAAGCTCAGCCAATGCCTTAGTGATCCATGGTGAAACTTCAACCATGGCAGCTATGAGATCATTTCTGCACTTTTTAGCATTTGAGGATATACCCGTGAACAGAAAAGTTTGGATTATGACTGCTGAGATGGAGTTCACATCACTTGCCTTTCAAAGAGGGTGGAGCATACACTTCCTCCATGGTGCAATCTCTCTCTCAGTTCCTTCCAAGAAATCCCTTGGATTCCAAAGATTTATTCAGATGAGAAATCCTACACAGGAAAATGAAGATCACTTCATCAGGGACTTCTGGGAAAATGCATTTGCCTGTTCTTTCCCCACATCTATGGTAGACAAGAATGTAGTGCACATCTGTACTGGGAGGGAGAAACTGGAGATTCTTCCCAAGACAGTTTTTGAAATGAGAATGACTGGCCACAGCTACAGTATGtataatgctgtctatgctgtAGCATATGCCTTACATGCCATGCATTTACTGAGGTTCAAATACTCAATAAGGGTTAGAGAGAAATGGAAGTTTCTGGAACAAAATCCATTGCAG ACGCTGCCCCTTTCCATGTGTAATGAACCATGCCTTCGGGGTTACAGTAGggcaaagaaagaagggaagccattttgctgctatgattgtgttccatgtccagaagggaagatttcaAACCAGACAG ACATGGATTACTGTTTCCAGTGTCCAGAAGATTGTTATCCAAACAATGACCAAGATTCATGCCTTCCAAAGGACATCAGCTACCTGTCTTATGAAGAGCCCTTAGGCATTAGTTTGGctattttttctctttccttttctttcattgCAACTTTGGTCTTACGTATGTTTGTGAAGCACCAGAACACCCCCATTGTCAAGGCCAACAACCGGAGCCTCTCCTACACATTCCTTGTCTCTCTCTTCCTGTGCTTCCTTTGTGCTTTGCTCTTCCTTGGTCGACCTGAGAAAGTGACATGCCTCATCCGTCAAGCTGCATTTGGCGTCGTTTTCTCCGTGGCTGTTTCTTGCgtgttggccaaaaccatcactgtgaTTCTCGCTTTCATGGCTACCAAGCCAAGGTCCAGGATGAGGAAATGGATGGGGAGGAGATTGGCCAGTTCTATAGTAATTTCATGCACCCTCTTTCAGGCCACTATTTGTACTGTGTGGCTTGcaacctttcctcccttcccagatTTTGATATGCACTCAGTAAGTAGAGAAATCATTGTGGAATGTAGTGAAGGGTCAGTGGCCATGTTTTACTGTGTCCTGGGCTTTATGGGGTTGCTGGCAGTCCTGAGCTTCATTgtggctttcctagccaggaagTTACCAGATAGTTTCCATGAAACCAAAtccatcaccttcagcatgttggtcttctgcagtgtGTGGATGACCTTTGTTCCAACTTATATGAGCACCAAGGGGAAATATATGGTGGCTGTGGaagtcttctccatcttggcctccagtgctggcttaCTGGGATGTATCTTTTTTCCAAAATGTTACATCATTGTGTTGAGACCTGATTTGAACAAGAAGGAGCCACTAATgcagagaaaaaaataa